In Capsicum annuum cultivar UCD-10X-F1 chromosome 11, UCD10Xv1.1, whole genome shotgun sequence, one genomic interval encodes:
- the LOC107847074 gene encoding MYB-like transcription factor ODO1 yields the protein MGRQPCCDNIGLKRGPWKIEEDHKLMNFILNNGIQCWRLVPKLAGLMRCGKSCRLRWINYLRPDLKRGALTEAEEDIIIKLHSHLGNRWSKIAAHFPGRTDNEIKNHWNTRIKKKLKFLGIDPLTHKPIEQNDDIKQQVSVEIDENVKELAEKTLDYPREQQNIQNSTSSSSLNESLDVGSSSEIFQNSHTLDMYNPGVEDPFQNWIGSPIHWDLFDNLEDNFL from the exons ATGGGAAGACAACCTTGTTGTGACAACATAGGATTGAAAAGAGGTCCTTGGAAAATTGAAGAAGATCATAAGCTTATGAACTTCATTCTCAACAATGGTATACAATGTTGGCGTCTTGTACCAAAATTAGCAG GGCTAATGAGATGTGGGAAGAGCTGTAGATTAAGATGGATAAATTATCTGAGGCCAGACCTCAAAAGAGGAGCACTCACTGAAGCAGAGGAAGATATAATCATTAAGCTTCATTCTCATCTTGGCAATAG gtGGTCGAAAATAGCAGCGCATTTTCCAGGACGTACAGACAATGAGATCAAGAATCATTGGAATACAAGGATTAAAAAGAAGCTAAAATTTCTTGGCATAGACCCTCTAACTCACAAGCCCATTGAACAGAATGATGATATTAAGCAACAAGTTTCTGTAGAGATTGATGAGAATGTGAAGGAACTAGCAGAAAAAACCTTAGATTATCCACGAGAGCAgcaaaatattcaaaattcaacaTCTAGTTCCAGCTTAAATGAGAGTTTGGATGTGGGGTCATCAAGTGAAATATTCCAAAATTCACACACATTGGACATGTATAATCCAGGAGTTGAAGATCCTTTCCAGAATTGGATAGGTAGTCCAATACATTGGGATCTTTTCGACAACTTAGAAGACAATTTTCTATGA